One window from the genome of Xenorhabdus bovienii SS-2004 encodes:
- the dut gene encoding dUTP diphosphatase, translating into MTKKIDVKILDPRIGQEFPLPTYATPGSAGLDLRACLDNAVELAPGQTELLPTGIAIHIADEQLAAVILPRSGLGHKHGVVLGNLVGLIDSDYQGQLMVSVWNRGDKMFIIEPGERIAQMVFVPVVQAEFNLVEDFETSKRGSGGFGHSGRQ; encoded by the coding sequence ATGACGAAAAAAATCGACGTTAAAATCCTTGATCCCCGCATTGGACAAGAATTTCCCTTACCGACTTATGCTACACCTGGTTCTGCGGGTTTAGATTTACGTGCTTGTCTGGATAATGCAGTAGAACTGGCTCCAGGCCAGACTGAACTCCTGCCAACAGGGATCGCCATCCATATCGCAGACGAACAATTGGCAGCGGTTATTCTTCCCCGCTCCGGGCTGGGTCACAAACACGGTGTGGTTCTGGGCAATCTGGTGGGGCTTATCGACTCCGATTATCAGGGACAGCTGATGGTTTCAGTTTGGAACCGTGGTGATAAGATGTTCATCATTGAACCCGGTGAGCGCATTGCCCAAATGGTTTTTGTGCCCGTTGTACAGGCCGAATTTAACTTGGTTGAAGATTTTGAAACCAGCAAACGCGGCAGTGGTGGTTTTGGTCATTCCGGTCGTCAATAA
- the slmA gene encoding nucleoid occlusion factor SlmA — protein MAEKERTKKKNRREEILQTLAHMLESSDGSQRITTAKLAANVGVSEAALYRHFPSKTRMFDSLIEFIEDTLISRINLILQDEKDTITRIRLILILLLGFAEKNPGLTRIMTGHALMFEQDRLQNRINQLFERIEAQLRQILKEKKIRDGQGFNYDEAVLASQLLAFCEGMLSRFVRSEFRYRPTQEFEIRWPLILTQLQ, from the coding sequence ATGGCAGAAAAAGAACGTACAAAAAAGAAAAATAGACGTGAGGAAATCTTACAGACACTGGCACATATGCTTGAATCCAGTGATGGCAGTCAGCGCATTACCACAGCAAAACTCGCCGCAAATGTTGGGGTTTCTGAAGCAGCACTTTATCGTCATTTTCCAAGCAAAACCCGGATGTTTGATAGCCTGATTGAGTTTATTGAAGACACTTTGATTTCGCGTATCAATCTGATTCTGCAAGATGAAAAAGACACCATTACCCGCATTCGGTTAATCCTCATCCTGCTTTTGGGATTTGCGGAAAAGAACCCCGGATTGACCCGTATCATGACAGGTCATGCCCTGATGTTCGAACAAGACAGACTACAAAACCGCATTAACCAACTATTTGAACGTATTGAAGCGCAGCTCCGCCAAATTTTAAAAGAGAAAAAAATACGTGATGGACAGGGATTCAATTATGACGAGGCCGTACTGGCATCGCAGCTACTGGCGTTTTGTGAAGGAATGCTTTCCCGTTTTGTTCGTTCTGAATTCCGCTATCGCCCGACCCAAGAGTTTGAAATACGCTGGCCATTGATATTAACTCAACTGCAATAA
- the pyrE gene encoding orotate phosphoribosyltransferase, whose translation MKAYQREFIELALKKQVLKFGEFTLKSGRKSPYFFNAGLFNTGRDVALIGRFYAAALLDSGISCDLLFGPAYKGIPIATTTAVALAERHDIDMPYCFNRKEAKDHGEGGSLVGSPLQGNVVVVDDVITAGTAIRESMEIIKQHGATLSGVILCLDRQERGQETLSAIQEVERDYHCKVFSIITLNDLIRYLRENPDMQPYLAAVEAYRREYGI comes from the coding sequence ATGAAAGCCTATCAACGCGAATTTATTGAGCTGGCACTGAAAAAGCAGGTGCTGAAATTTGGCGAATTTACGCTGAAATCCGGCCGCAAGAGTCCCTATTTTTTCAATGCAGGGCTGTTTAATACTGGGCGTGATGTGGCATTGATTGGTCGTTTCTATGCAGCAGCACTGTTGGATAGCGGTATTTCGTGTGATCTGCTGTTTGGGCCCGCTTATAAAGGTATTCCGATTGCAACCACAACGGCAGTCGCGTTGGCAGAACGTCATGACATCGATATGCCTTATTGCTTTAACCGTAAGGAAGCTAAAGATCATGGTGAAGGCGGATCACTGGTCGGTAGCCCACTACAAGGTAATGTTGTTGTTGTTGATGATGTGATTACAGCAGGAACAGCTATCCGCGAGTCGATGGAAATTATCAAACAACACGGTGCAACGTTGTCTGGTGTTATTTTGTGTTTGGATCGTCAAGAACGCGGGCAGGAGACGCTTTCAGCTATTCAGGAAGTTGAGCGTGACTATCACTGCAAAGTTTTTTCCATCATTACTTTGAATGACTTGATTAGATATCTACGTGAAAATCCAGATATGCAGCCTTATTTGGCGGCGGTGGAAGCCTATCGCAGAGAATACGGTATCTGA
- the rph gene encoding ribonuclease PH, with the protein MSPVGKRPAGRTAGQVRPIKMTRHYTKHAEGSVLVEFGDTKVLCNASVEEGIPRFLKGQGQGWITAEYGMLPRATNSRNAREAARGKQTGRTMEIQRLIARSLRAAVDLKKLGEYTITLDCDVIQADGGTRTAAISGACVALVDALNKLVADGKLKKSPMKSMVAAVSVGIVEGEGLCDLEYVEDSAAETDMNIVMMDDGRMIEVQGTAEGEPFSHDELLSLLSLAKEGLETIFAAQRDALK; encoded by the coding sequence ATGAGTCCAGTAGGAAAGCGTCCAGCAGGAAGAACGGCAGGGCAGGTGCGTCCTATTAAAATGACCCGTCATTACACCAAACACGCGGAAGGCTCGGTTCTGGTGGAGTTCGGGGATACCAAAGTGTTATGTAATGCCTCCGTTGAAGAAGGAATTCCTCGTTTCCTGAAAGGTCAGGGGCAAGGTTGGATCACGGCTGAATATGGCATGTTGCCACGAGCAACCAATAGCCGGAATGCCCGCGAAGCCGCCAGAGGAAAGCAGACTGGCCGCACAATGGAAATCCAGCGTCTGATTGCACGTTCACTGCGTGCCGCAGTAGATTTGAAAAAATTGGGTGAATATACCATTACGCTGGATTGCGATGTGATTCAGGCCGATGGCGGTACGCGGACTGCGGCCATCTCTGGCGCGTGTGTGGCACTGGTGGATGCACTGAACAAGTTGGTTGCTGATGGCAAGCTGAAAAAAAGCCCGATGAAATCAATGGTAGCGGCAGTGTCTGTCGGGATTGTTGAGGGTGAAGGTCTTTGTGATCTGGAATATGTTGAAGACTCGGCGGCTGAAACTGATATGAATATCGTCATGATGGATGACGGCCGGATGATTGAAGTGCAAGGCACGGCAGAAGGTGAACCGTTCAGCCATGATGAATTGCTCTCATTGCTTTCCCTCGCTAAAGAGGGGTTAGAAACGATTTTTGCAGCGCAGCGAGATGCGTTGAAATAA
- a CDS encoding YicC/YloC family endoribonuclease, translating to MIRSMTAFARRDIKADWGNAAWELRSVNQRYLETYIRLPEQFRSLEPVIRERIRSRLTRGKVECNLRFDLDTRTQGTLMLNENLAKQLVEAANWVKQQSNQGEINPVDILRWPGVMSAEEQDLDTISIQLLAELDLALDAFIQSRETEGQALKTLIEQRLDAVTEEASKIRQQMPEILQWQRERLQTKLEEAQIQLENNRLEQELILMAQRIDVAEELDRLDAHVKETRNILKKKEAVGRRLDFMMQEFNRESNTLASKSINADVTNSAIELKVLIEQMREQIQNIE from the coding sequence ATGATCCGTAGCATGACCGCTTTTGCGCGGCGAGATATCAAGGCCGATTGGGGAAACGCAGCATGGGAACTGCGCTCCGTCAACCAACGTTACCTGGAAACCTACATTCGCCTGCCTGAGCAATTCAGAAGCCTTGAGCCAGTCATCCGCGAACGTATTCGTTCCCGCCTGACTCGCGGCAAAGTAGAGTGTAACTTGCGTTTTGATCTGGATACCCGTACTCAGGGAACCTTGATGCTGAATGAAAATCTGGCAAAACAGCTGGTTGAGGCAGCAAACTGGGTTAAACAGCAAAGCAATCAAGGCGAAATCAATCCAGTAGATATCCTGCGCTGGCCGGGCGTGATGTCCGCCGAAGAACAGGATTTAGACACCATCAGCATACAATTGCTGGCAGAGCTTGATCTGGCTCTTGATGCCTTTATCCAGAGCCGTGAAACAGAAGGTCAGGCACTTAAGACGCTGATTGAGCAGCGTTTGGATGCAGTGACGGAAGAAGCCAGCAAAATCCGCCAGCAAATGCCAGAAATCTTACAATGGCAGCGTGAGCGCTTACAGACCAAACTGGAAGAAGCACAGATTCAGTTGGAAAATAACCGTCTTGAGCAGGAGCTGATTCTAATGGCACAGCGCATTGATGTGGCAGAAGAACTGGATCGTCTGGATGCTCATGTAAAAGAGACACGTAATATTCTGAAGAAGAAAGAAGCCGTTGGCCGTCGGCTGGATTTTATGATGCAGGAATTTAACCGCGAGTCGAATACACTGGCGTCGAAGTCAATTAATGCGGATGTGACAAATTCAGCGATTGAATTAAAAGTGCTGATTGAGCAGATGCGCGAGCAAATTCAAAATATCGAATAG
- a CDS encoding tyrosine-type recombinase/integrase → MPKLTNKEIRAWIKSGKRFEGKADGNGLYLRFREADRIPSWRFRYKLAGKSRTMNLGTYADLSLAKARELTRELSARVSLGYDVAGEKQERKAEALAKIEAEKNAIKVSDLAAEYFERQILPRWKHPDILRRRIDKDINPRIGHMKLEDVRPRHIDEMLKSIVDRGAPTMATDVLRWLRRMFDYAIKRQMIEINPCSAFEVADAGGKEVSRDRWLTREELIILLRTFRTSSISRQNEISFKILLALCLRKMELCGARWEEFNFKKAVWHFPAERSKNGDAVDIPLCPQVIEWFMELKAMACGSQYVLPARKMQHRMIPHIQESTLPVALAKVRRELPVDMPNFTIHDFRRTARTHLAALGVDPFVAERCLNHRIKGVEGIYNRHDYFDERKAALAQWCDLLVALEKGEDYNVTPIKQIKRKFL, encoded by the coding sequence ATGCCTAAACTCACCAATAAAGAGATCAGGGCGTGGATAAAGTCAGGCAAAAGGTTCGAGGGGAAAGCGGACGGTAACGGGCTATATTTACGTTTTAGAGAGGCTGACCGAATTCCATCATGGCGTTTCAGATATAAATTGGCTGGAAAGTCTAGAACCATGAATTTAGGAACGTATGCTGACCTATCGCTAGCCAAAGCGCGAGAGCTTACCCGTGAGTTATCCGCACGTGTTTCGCTGGGCTATGACGTTGCTGGCGAAAAGCAAGAACGTAAAGCCGAAGCACTGGCAAAAATTGAGGCTGAAAAGAACGCTATCAAAGTATCAGACTTAGCGGCTGAGTATTTTGAACGTCAGATACTGCCACGCTGGAAGCACCCCGACATACTCCGCAGACGCATAGACAAAGACATTAACCCTCGCATTGGTCATATGAAGTTGGAGGATGTAAGACCCCGCCACATTGATGAAATGCTCAAGAGCATTGTAGACAGGGGCGCACCCACTATGGCGACCGATGTTCTACGGTGGCTAAGGCGCATGTTTGATTATGCCATTAAGCGGCAGATGATAGAGATTAACCCGTGTTCGGCATTTGAGGTTGCGGACGCTGGCGGGAAAGAAGTATCACGCGATAGATGGCTAACCAGAGAAGAACTGATCATTCTACTGAGAACGTTCAGAACGTCTTCAATCAGCCGCCAGAATGAAATCAGTTTTAAGATACTGCTTGCTCTATGCTTGAGAAAAATGGAGCTATGCGGCGCACGTTGGGAAGAATTCAACTTTAAAAAGGCAGTCTGGCACTTTCCGGCAGAACGTAGCAAAAACGGTGATGCGGTAGATATCCCACTGTGCCCACAGGTTATAGAGTGGTTTATGGAATTAAAGGCTATGGCTTGCGGTAGTCAATATGTTCTACCAGCCAGAAAAATGCAGCATCGCATGATCCCACATATTCAGGAATCTACCTTACCCGTTGCGCTCGCCAAAGTAAGACGGGAATTACCTGTTGATATGCCTAACTTCACTATCCACGACTTTAGACGAACTGCCAGAACCCACTTAGCCGCGTTAGGTGTAGATCCCTTTGTAGCCGAACGTTGCCTAAATCACCGTATAAAAGGCGTTGAGGGCATCTATAACAGGCATGATTACTTTGATGAGCGTAAAGCCGCACTAGCTCAATGGTGTGATTTGCTGGTAGCGCTGGAAAAAGGCGAAGACTACAACGTTACTCCAATAAAACAAATTAAACGGAAATTTTTATGA
- a CDS encoding helix-turn-helix transcriptional regulator, producing the protein MVKQKNPRMKNTSPYPEIGNARKRHTADFLGISDSTLHRWIKDKKIPQPFELEDGFFVFDAAEIRKWVENKKSRRESIVI; encoded by the coding sequence ATGGTGAAGCAGAAAAACCCACGCATGAAAAATACAAGCCCATACCCTGAAATCGGTAATGCACGTAAACGCCATACCGCAGACTTTCTGGGTATATCTGATTCAACGTTACACCGTTGGATTAAAGATAAAAAGATACCGCAGCCTTTTGAATTAGAGGATGGTTTTTTTGTCTTTGATGCAGCAGAAATACGTAAATGGGTAGAAAATAAAAAATCACGAAGAGAATCTATAGTTATATAA
- a CDS encoding P2 family phage major capsid protein, with the protein MYITAIPDAARTFHANFTRGAEYTSSNSNTFAISPPSENLLRVAISDSSWFLNKLTLADVSQENGDTVNLGDNTLHTGRVIDGRFHKRVNMEGAPYALEETDTCAAISYEQMSLIANSGSGDDEHFTKIMSDLFSKTVSLDMIRIGFNGEFCAYPTQPDIYKRGQDVNRGWHAIAKEFNQGSQVITDKISLGKNGDFPNLDAIANYLIIKKIPEEFREDPRLVVLVGSELAALYREKLFSASDKAADIQASQLALSTIAGRFALIPPFMPGRRLVVTTLDNLHIYTQKNTRRFRAEFVDERQVYEHSYLRNEGYGLGDGNLYAAVDENAIHIEEGVFSL; encoded by the coding sequence ATGTATATTACCGCCATTCCAGATGCGGCCAGAACTTTTCATGCCAATTTTACCCGTGGGGCTGAATACACCTCTAGCAATAGTAATACTTTTGCTATTTCTCCTCCCTCTGAAAATTTATTACGCGTTGCTATTTCAGATTCAAGTTGGTTTTTAAATAAATTGACGCTAGCGGATGTGAGCCAAGAAAACGGCGATACGGTTAATTTAGGAGATAATACCCTCCATACGGGAAGAGTTATTGACGGCCGATTCCATAAACGTGTCAACATGGAAGGTGCTCCTTATGCTTTAGAAGAAACAGATACCTGCGCTGCAATTTCTTATGAACAAATGTCACTCATTGCCAACAGTGGCAGTGGGGATGATGAACACTTTACTAAAATTATGTCTGACTTGTTTTCTAAAACGGTTTCGTTAGACATGATCAGAATCGGCTTTAATGGTGAATTCTGTGCCTATCCGACTCAACCCGATATCTATAAACGCGGGCAAGATGTTAATAGGGGCTGGCACGCAATAGCGAAAGAATTTAATCAGGGTTCACAAGTGATCACCGATAAAATTTCCTTAGGCAAGAATGGGGATTTCCCTAATTTAGATGCTATTGCAAATTATCTTATCATCAAGAAAATCCCTGAAGAGTTCCGCGAAGATCCTCGCTTAGTGGTCTTGGTCGGTTCAGAACTGGCGGCACTCTATCGAGAGAAATTATTTAGTGCTTCGGATAAGGCGGCAGATATTCAAGCCAGCCAACTGGCACTCAGTACCATTGCGGGACGCTTTGCGCTCATTCCACCGTTTATGCCAGGTCGTCGATTGGTTGTGACTACATTAGATAATTTGCATATCTATACGCAAAAAAATACCCGGCGTTTCCGCGCGGAATTTGTCGATGAAAGACAGGTGTATGAACACAGTTATTTGCGTAACGAAGGTTACGGCTTAGGGGATGGCAACCTTTATGCCGCAGTTGATGAAAATGCGATCCACATTGAAGAAGGGGTATTTTCGCTATGA
- a CDS encoding GPO family capsid scaffolding protein, with the protein MSESQLMTTWICVATEGQTIDRRVIEAQWLNEIAETYDPNYYTALIWEEHNRNLDNLGEVLAARTDVIDGKARLYLRLRPNLKLMEYNRQGQKLFCSIEVQEDFQGEGIFYLGGLAVTDSPASVGTDRLKFSINRSHFSRKKSKFSISSPVVFNLSDGLKNTKNRWFTAISAG; encoded by the coding sequence ATGAGTGAATCGCAGTTAATGACCACTTGGATTTGTGTTGCAACAGAGGGACAAACCATTGATAGACGTGTTATCGAAGCGCAATGGCTGAATGAAATAGCAGAAACCTACGATCCCAATTATTACACCGCACTGATCTGGGAAGAGCATAACCGCAATCTCGATAATTTAGGGGAGGTACTCGCAGCCCGAACCGATGTCATTGATGGAAAAGCACGGCTCTATTTGCGATTAAGACCGAATCTAAAGCTCATGGAATATAACAGACAGGGGCAAAAATTATTTTGCTCTATCGAGGTTCAAGAGGATTTCCAAGGGGAGGGTATTTTTTATTTGGGTGGTCTTGCCGTTACAGACAGCCCTGCGAGTGTTGGAACAGACAGATTAAAATTCAGTATTAACCGTTCTCACTTTTCCCGAAAGAAAAGTAAGTTTTCGATTAGTTCACCGGTAGTATTTAACCTTTCGGATGGACTCAAGAATACGAAAAATCGTTGGTTTACAGCAATCTCCGCAGGTTAA
- a CDS encoding host cell division inhibitor Icd-like protein, with protein sequence MKIKRLHPSERLGYIGNTLAKSNVRRGNLRIVKATVDATCVFFCVVNNAYLMAAYAYLNSMVALSEHPKGWLVSFTTSISTSDNVTAPIERGNSGGDHFYKVKEIIFMMTVPTQTQFKFIFLCVKRSDTTAKPFRIEATALDEHNARILLVHDFVLLFAGRLPVQPKREN encoded by the coding sequence ATGAAAATAAAAAGGTTGCATCCGTCTGAACGGTTGGGCTATATTGGAAACACGTTAGCAAAATCTAACGTCAGGCGTGGAAACCTGAGAATAGTAAAGGCGACAGTAGACGCCACATGCGTCTTTTTTTGTGTCGTAAATAATGCCTATCTAATGGCGGCCTACGCCTATCTGAATTCAATGGTGGCGTTGTCGGAGCACCCGAAAGGGTGGCTGGTTTCCTTTACTACCAGTATTTCCACCTCTGATAACGTCACCGCCCCTATTGAGCGTGGAAACTCTGGCGGTGATCACTTTTACAAAGTAAAGGAGATCATCTTTATGATGACAGTCCCTACCCAAACTCAATTTAAATTTATATTCCTGTGCGTAAAACGTTCTGATACTACCGCTAAACCATTCCGTATAGAGGCTACAGCGCTAGATGAACACAACGCAAGAATACTGCTTGTTCATGATTTTGTTCTCTTGTTTGCAGGGCGTTTACCTGTGCAGCCAAAGAGAGAGAATTGA
- a CDS encoding DUF927 domain-containing protein, with translation MNNQNYPDASTIPTSIPSVTDIVKAANGRWYYILSNLGVSVPENNKHGACPKCGGKDRFRFDDKNGKGTWFCNHCGSGDGLDLIKLVTGQDIKTTCFEINKILLLPEFKKITPTRIKKASAQKGIELFEKLKALCLSGESQYLSNKGLTNHQYLITQQQYTQGGIIFPTGSLLLPLVDNQVSIKGGQLISPKGEKSLLSGSVLSGSFIVVADKTDKNIEQVVITEGFATGLSLSKVIDAFIVAAVAATNLVKVAQQLRERWPQAKIIIAGDNDFIDGKENTGKLWAEKAAKAVDGWVTLPPTHYKADWDDYRQENSDNKVKEAFFEEMIYCGKDKAYLPQGFRLTQEYLWYDKLVNKSDGDTEVRNIKISSPIKVTAITCDADSSNYGRLLEWEDTYGNCRKWAMPMEMLSGSGEELRRVLLVNGLSYINTSGQARAHLMEYISLCRPEKKVTCVNKTGWHGNVYVLQDEVVGSGADSVILQTSSVQGKDFRVSGTSEEWREHIGKYCTGNARLAFSVSLAFASSLLKLVGVGGGGYHLKGESTDGKTTTMKVAASVCGGTDYWYTWRATGNALEGTACRRNDATLMLDEIREVDGREAGNIAYMLANGQGKARAKTDGSVRETNRWNLLFLSTGELSLVEHAANAGERTYAGVEVRMIQIPSDSGKHGVFEDLHQFASGKSLAEYLEQAVTKYHGSPFRDWLKYLTHDLTSISGTAKALLKEYTANMMPENAGNQVGRAITRFALVAMAGEIATRAGITGWQQGEAYAAAEKCLAAWMKERGHTANQEDITALEQVTDFISRNQFSRFADWYDENSRPLNMMGFRRVEKGTANQDPTVQFYVLSSAWKEICKGFDSRKVARLCVEKGWLEAGKDGRIQTSIRLPEIGLKRVYLFNSDVLGSAE, from the coding sequence ATGAATAATCAAAACTATCCAGACGCTTCAACGATACCAACAAGCATACCTTCCGTGACGGATATCGTTAAGGCAGCCAACGGGCGTTGGTATTATATTTTAAGCAATTTAGGGGTATCTGTACCCGAAAATAACAAGCATGGAGCTTGCCCTAAATGTGGTGGCAAAGATCGCTTTCGATTTGATGATAAAAACGGTAAAGGAACGTGGTTTTGTAATCACTGTGGCAGCGGTGACGGACTCGATTTAATTAAACTGGTGACAGGTCAAGATATTAAAACGACGTGTTTCGAAATCAATAAAATACTCCTCTTACCTGAGTTTAAAAAAATAACGCCAACCAGAATAAAAAAGGCTAGCGCACAAAAAGGTATCGAGCTATTTGAAAAACTGAAAGCCTTATGTCTTTCAGGCGAAAGCCAATATCTCTCAAACAAAGGCTTAACCAATCATCAATATTTAATTACGCAGCAACAATATACGCAAGGTGGGATTATTTTTCCAACTGGATCACTTTTATTGCCATTAGTTGATAACCAAGTTTCAATTAAAGGCGGGCAATTAATCAGCCCGAAAGGGGAAAAGAGCCTGTTATCCGGTTCTGTGCTTTCAGGTTCATTTATTGTCGTCGCTGATAAGACGGATAAAAACATTGAACAGGTGGTGATTACAGAAGGTTTTGCCACAGGGTTAAGCCTGTCAAAAGTGATTGATGCTTTCATTGTGGCGGCGGTTGCTGCCACTAATCTGGTTAAAGTCGCACAACAGTTGAGAGAACGATGGCCACAGGCAAAAATTATTATTGCCGGTGATAACGATTTTATTGATGGCAAGGAAAACACGGGCAAGTTATGGGCAGAAAAAGCGGCTAAGGCGGTCGATGGTTGGGTAACTCTGCCACCTACTCACTATAAAGCGGATTGGGATGATTACCGACAAGAAAACAGTGACAACAAGGTAAAAGAGGCTTTCTTTGAAGAAATGATCTACTGCGGAAAAGATAAAGCCTATTTACCTCAAGGTTTTCGACTCACTCAAGAATATTTATGGTATGACAAGCTTGTCAATAAATCGGATGGTGATACCGAAGTCAGGAACATCAAAATTAGTAGCCCGATAAAAGTGACTGCAATTACCTGTGATGCTGACAGCAGTAATTACGGACGTTTATTAGAATGGGAAGATACTTACGGTAATTGCCGTAAGTGGGCTATGCCGATGGAAATGTTAAGCGGAAGCGGTGAAGAATTACGCCGAGTGCTTTTGGTGAACGGGCTATCCTATATCAATACTTCAGGGCAGGCACGGGCGCACTTGATGGAATACATATCACTGTGTCGACCAGAGAAAAAGGTTACTTGTGTCAATAAAACTGGGTGGCACGGTAATGTGTATGTTTTACAAGATGAAGTTGTCGGTTCAGGTGCGGATTCCGTTATTTTGCAAACCTCCAGTGTCCAAGGCAAAGATTTTAGAGTGTCGGGCACAAGTGAAGAATGGAGAGAACACATAGGCAAATATTGCACAGGAAACGCAAGACTCGCCTTTTCCGTGAGTTTAGCCTTTGCCTCATCATTACTGAAATTAGTTGGTGTAGGTGGCGGTGGCTATCACTTAAAAGGTGAATCCACGGATGGTAAGACAACCACAATGAAAGTGGCTGCGTCTGTCTGTGGTGGAACAGATTACTGGTATACATGGCGAGCCACTGGCAATGCGCTTGAAGGTACAGCCTGCCGCCGCAATGATGCAACATTGATGCTAGACGAAATCAGAGAAGTTGACGGGCGTGAGGCGGGTAATATTGCCTATATGCTGGCAAATGGTCAGGGTAAGGCCAGAGCGAAAACAGACGGAAGTGTCAGAGAAACCAACCGCTGGAATTTACTTTTCTTATCAACAGGGGAACTCTCTTTAGTTGAACATGCGGCGAATGCGGGCGAACGCACTTATGCAGGTGTGGAAGTGCGTATGATCCAAATTCCGAGTGATTCAGGTAAACACGGTGTGTTTGAAGACTTACACCAGTTTGCCAGCGGTAAATCACTGGCTGAGTACCTTGAACAGGCCGTGACTAAATATCATGGCTCACCGTTCCGCGATTGGCTGAAATACCTCACTCATGATCTGACATCTATCTCAGGAACGGCTAAAGCCTTATTGAAAGAATATACCGCAAACATGATGCCAGAGAATGCAGGTAATCAGGTTGGTCGCGCAATTACCCGTTTTGCCCTTGTTGCTATGGCGGGGGAAATCGCAACACGAGCAGGAATTACAGGTTGGCAACAAGGGGAAGCGTATGCAGCGGCTGAAAAATGTTTAGCGGCATGGATGAAAGAGCGGGGACACACCGCGAATCAGGAAGATATTACGGCATTGGAGCAAGTGACCGATTTTATTTCACGTAACCAATTCAGCCGCTTTGCGGATTGGTACGATGAGAATAGTCGCCCTCTCAATATGATGGGCTTTCGTCGCGTTGAAAAAGGCACTGCAAATCAAGATCCAACTGTTCAATTTTATGTTTTATCCTCCGCATGGAAAGAGATATGCAAGGGCTTTGATTCGCGCAAAGTAGCCCGTTTGTGTGTTGAAAAGGGTTGGTTAGAAGCAGGCAAGGACGGCAGGATACAAACGAGTATACGCCTACCAGAAATAGGGCTTAAACGGGTTTACTTATTTAATAGTGACGTCTTAGGTTCTGCCGAATAA
- a CDS encoding ogr/Delta-like zinc finger family protein yields MKVLKVYCPECDGQATIKKIKTQELNNIPEIYCCCNDVECGHTYALTLSFSHSIRPSKLVQDSRNHVLKL; encoded by the coding sequence ATGAAAGTATTAAAAGTATATTGCCCAGAGTGTGACGGACAGGCAACAATCAAAAAAATCAAAACGCAAGAATTGAATAACATACCGGAAATTTATTGTTGTTGTAATGATGTTGAATGTGGTCATACATACGCTTTAACCCTAAGTTTTTCACATTCGATACGTCCTAGTAAGTTGGTACAAGATTCACGTAATCATGTATTGAAATTGTAG
- a CDS encoding type II toxin-antitoxin system Phd/YefM family antitoxin, giving the protein MRTYTSTQARANIAEVLDTAAHGEPVEITRRDGSSAVVISRAEFDAWQNAKLDAEFDSIMQRHGHTIEALTNR; this is encoded by the coding sequence ATGCGTACATACACCTCAACTCAAGCCCGTGCCAACATCGCGGAAGTGTTGGACACAGCGGCTCACGGTGAACCTGTTGAAATCACTCGTCGAGACGGTAGTTCAGCGGTCGTTATCAGTAGAGCTGAATTCGATGCTTGGCAAAACGCTAAGCTGGATGCAGAGTTCGATTCGATTATGCAACGTCATGGGCATACGATAGAGGCACTGACAAATCGATGA